From a region of the Cenarchaeum symbiont of Oopsacas minuta genome:
- a CDS encoding putative membrane protein, whose translation MFRRQVIYELNFPTFKINRVWIFGMNGRILIGIAVVGFAIIIGIIGLSGQINLNDISKGSIIQVSKDPVNVKPLEINLEELEVSYIDKKSATMNIHFSVYNPNYKSIILQFIKYEIKESDSSIYAGQIGERPEGFITSSNYFTVLGNGTVALSDIIVLKNTGNMPELWRSLTDGNLNWQVNGQAYYSLSSMTTGGENIVDFILTP comes from the coding sequence GTGTTTAGACGACAAGTCATATATGAATTAAATTTCCCAACATTTAAGATAAACCGTGTATGGATCTTTGGCATGAATGGTAGAATTCTAATTGGCATAGCTGTTGTAGGTTTTGCGATCATAATAGGAATAATCGGATTATCAGGACAAATCAACCTCAACGATATATCCAAAGGTAGTATAATCCAAGTTTCAAAAGACCCAGTCAACGTTAAACCACTCGAAATTAATTTGGAAGAGCTTGAGGTATCATATATAGACAAAAAGTCAGCTACTATGAATATTCATTTTTCTGTATACAATCCCAATTACAAATCGATCATACTGCAATTTATAAAATATGAGATTAAAGAGTCTGATTCCAGCATATATGCAGGACAGATCGGTGAAAGACCTGAGGGATTTATTACATCTTCAAATTATTTCACGGTGCTAGGTAATGGAACAGTTGCTCTATCAGACATAATTGTACTTAAAAATACAGGCAATATGCCAGAGCTTTGGAGATCTCTTACCGATGGAAATTTGAACTGGCAGGTAAATGGACAAGCATACTATTCACTAAGCTCCATGACTACTGGTGGGGAAAATATAGTGGATTTTATTCTGACGCCATAA
- a CDS encoding uridylate kinase yields MKKRIVIKISGSVFDPERKDLIEKFAVFLTKISSICQPVAIAGGGKIARHYIEHARASGADESTLDELGIEISRLNAKLLICALGGKAYTHTPTTLREVQHAIESKLVVVTGGLHPGQSTNGTAALIAEKIRAVEFLNATDVDGVYNKDPKIYKNAKKLKKINLSDLRSMLAHEDTVAGGYDLMDIVALKIIERSRIKTRILEADTTVLERVIKGDAAGTEIIHSKKKHTR; encoded by the coding sequence TTGAAAAAAAGAATAGTAATAAAGATATCCGGTAGCGTCTTTGATCCTGAACGCAAGGATCTGATTGAAAAATTTGCAGTATTTCTTACAAAGATTAGCAGCATATGCCAACCTGTTGCAATAGCAGGAGGAGGTAAAATTGCCCGTCATTACATAGAACATGCAAGAGCTTCAGGTGCTGATGAGTCTACATTAGATGAGCTTGGTATAGAGATCTCAAGACTCAACGCCAAACTTTTGATATGCGCACTTGGAGGGAAAGCATATACACATACACCTACCACCCTACGCGAAGTCCAGCATGCAATAGAGAGTAAACTTGTGGTGGTTACAGGTGGACTACATCCGGGTCAAAGTACAAATGGAACGGCCGCTCTTATAGCGGAAAAAATTAGAGCCGTTGAATTTCTCAACGCAACTGACGTAGACGGAGTATACAACAAAGATCCTAAAATATACAAAAATGCCAAAAAATTAAAGAAAATTAATCTGAGTGATCTTCGCAGTATGCTTGCACATGAAGATACGGTGGCTGGAGGATACGACCTGATGGATATTGTAGCTCTCAAAATAATTGAACGCTCGCGCATAAAAACACGCATACTAGAGGCAGATACGACAGTTTTAGAACGCGTAATCAAAGGCGATGCAGCAGGGACGGAAATAATTCACTCCAAGAAAAAACATACACGCTAG
- a CDS encoding Metal dependent phosphohydrolase: MDTLDIIDPIHGFVRAFDVEQKLINDPAFQRLRRIRQLSSTYLVYPGAQHTRFEHSLGVMHIADMAGHALVNKGAIDSDRIKILRLAGLLHDIGHGPFSHMFETLDFGDGASHEEMGKKIIETTGIADTISSTGYDPKDVTSIAFGDKQANRHMTEILSGYLSADMMDYLLRDGYFTGVEHGKLDHRRITDSLDISNDRLALEKSALHSFESMMHSRYQMFKAVYFHKTVRAAEVMLAEAVRLSSHRLDLDSLEISEYLELTDEALLYRILSMDADTMDLSKAKSYAKDYQSRRLFKCVYEQLGDTTGGIPATEIRADIAKKAKVDEDQVFVDIPMAPAIPVTTFSEEEQSMILVSRGSDGSKNSQTLGISEIPLVSALSKFLNITRVYTTHKAYGNVEIIVDSALGGETILEKKNSNKDIR; this comes from the coding sequence TTGGATACTCTAGATATAATTGATCCCATACATGGTTTTGTGCGCGCCTTTGATGTAGAACAAAAACTAATCAACGATCCTGCATTTCAGAGATTGCGACGTATCAGGCAGCTCTCCTCAACATATCTTGTGTATCCTGGAGCACAACATACTAGATTTGAACATTCGCTTGGCGTGATGCACATAGCTGACATGGCAGGACACGCGCTTGTAAACAAAGGTGCAATTGATTCTGATAGAATAAAAATTCTCAGATTAGCAGGGCTGTTACATGATATAGGACACGGTCCATTCTCCCACATGTTTGAGACGTTAGATTTTGGAGACGGTGCATCTCATGAAGAGATGGGTAAAAAAATAATAGAGACCACCGGAATTGCCGATACAATCTCTTCTACCGGTTATGACCCAAAGGATGTTACCTCCATTGCGTTTGGCGACAAGCAAGCAAATAGACACATGACTGAAATTCTCTCAGGATATTTGAGCGCAGATATGATGGACTATCTATTACGCGATGGCTATTTTACTGGAGTCGAACACGGCAAACTTGACCATCGGCGTATAACCGACTCTCTAGATATAAGCAATGATAGGCTTGCACTTGAAAAATCTGCATTGCACTCTTTTGAATCCATGATGCACTCACGCTATCAAATGTTCAAAGCAGTTTACTTTCACAAGACGGTGCGTGCTGCAGAAGTAATGCTAGCCGAGGCTGTGAGACTTTCATCTCACAGATTGGATCTTGATTCGCTTGAGATTTCAGAGTATCTTGAACTTACTGATGAGGCACTTTTATATCGTATATTATCCATGGATGCCGATACTATGGATCTCTCAAAAGCAAAATCCTACGCCAAAGATTATCAGAGTAGAAGACTCTTCAAGTGTGTCTACGAACAATTAGGTGACACCACTGGTGGCATTCCAGCCACTGAGATTAGGGCAGATATTGCAAAAAAAGCCAAAGTGGATGAGGATCAAGTGTTTGTTGACATTCCTATGGCACCAGCTATTCCAGTTACAACGTTTAGCGAAGAAGAGCAATCGATGATTTTGGTCTCTCGAGGATCTGATGGTTCAAAGAATTCACAAACGCTTGGGATATCTGAGATACCCTTGGTTTCAGCTCTCTCAAAGTTTCTAAATATAACGCGCGTATATACCACGCACAAAGCATACGGTAATGTTGAAATTATAGTAGATAGTGCGCTTGGAGGGGAAACAATACTTGAAAAAAAGAATAGTAATAAAGATATCCGGTAG
- a CDS encoding thymidylate kinase: protein MPLIISIEGGDQAGKKTQSTMLAKALRASGLKVSTFSFPDYTTPTGKIIKGVLNSKQALIPQVIHCLMSANRWEHVDDIRHATKESSIVIMNRYYHSNLVYGMVNGIEESWLENLDAGLPKSDMVILLDVTQSESFRRKGNGRDRFENNSDFIRKVSLTYKKVAKHKGWEIIDAKLDRRIVHDRLLSMVEKRMDS, encoded by the coding sequence ATGCCGTTGATCATATCCATAGAGGGCGGCGATCAGGCAGGAAAGAAAACCCAGTCAACCATGCTTGCAAAGGCGCTTCGTGCAAGTGGGCTAAAAGTTTCAACGTTTAGTTTTCCCGATTATACAACACCAACAGGTAAGATAATCAAGGGTGTCCTAAACAGCAAGCAAGCGCTAATACCTCAGGTAATTCATTGTCTAATGTCAGCCAACAGATGGGAGCACGTAGATGATATACGCCATGCTACAAAAGAGAGTTCTATTGTCATAATGAACCGTTATTATCATTCAAACTTGGTATATGGTATGGTCAACGGAATAGAAGAATCGTGGTTGGAGAATTTGGATGCAGGTCTGCCAAAATCAGACATGGTGATACTGTTGGACGTAACGCAGAGCGAATCATTCCGACGTAAAGGCAATGGGCGCGATCGATTTGAAAACAATAGTGATTTTATACGTAAAGTTTCGCTAACATACAAGAAGGTGGCAAAACACAAAGGATGGGAGATAATAGACGCAAAATTAGATCGTAGAATAGTTCATGATCGACTACTTTCTATGGTAGAGAAGAGGATGGATTCATAA
- a CDS encoding cation-binding protein, with amino-acid sequence MWKENNRLFMMADMRLKGVSDTVGTELDKSETDLLDKIVNTMKK; translated from the coding sequence TTGTGGAAGGAGAATAATCGACTCTTTATGATGGCAGATATGCGTCTAAAAGGTGTATCTGACACAGTGGGTACAGAGTTGGATAAATCTGAGACTGATCTGCTAGATAAGATCGTAAACACTATGAAAAAATAG
- a CDS encoding cation-binding protein, whose protein sequence is MMLRKGNNVPEPILKQVIDFTTNFTDVCHHSKEEKVLFPALAESRMPTNNGSNSYNASRT, encoded by the coding sequence ATGATGCTACGCAAAGGCAACAATGTACCTGAGCCTATCTTAAAACAGGTGATAGATTTTACAACAAACTTTACCGATGTGTGCCACCATTCAAAAGAAGAAAAAGTGTTGTTTCCTGCACTAGCAGAGTCTAGAATGCCAACCAATAATGGGTCCAATAGCTATAATGCTAGTAGAACATGA
- a CDS encoding deaminase — MVRSRPKVTLSAAISLDGKIASVCGDSKLSSMDDMKRVHRMRTIHDAILIGRRTAISDDPILTARHVRGKNPVRIIIDSRGTLPLSLRVVKTANSIPTIVATSSKITKLRRLKLESYGVHVMITGKNDISVQLLLYKLWKIKIKTILLEGGGRTNWEFINKGLVDNVVITISPYLLGGKTAPTLVDGVGFKYIAKSTKLVLKRAVRYGDEMVLNYSKLQVVYDDSK, encoded by the coding sequence ATGGTAAGATCTAGACCCAAAGTTACTCTTAGTGCAGCAATTTCACTTGACGGTAAGATTGCTAGTGTTTGTGGAGATTCAAAACTTTCATCGATGGACGATATGAAAAGAGTTCACCGGATGAGAACCATACACGATGCCATTCTGATAGGACGACGTACAGCTATATCCGATGATCCCATTCTTACTGCAAGGCATGTACGGGGAAAAAATCCTGTGCGCATAATAATAGACTCACGTGGAACATTGCCACTGTCATTGCGCGTTGTAAAAACTGCAAATTCGATACCCACTATTGTTGCTACATCATCAAAAATTACCAAATTACGCCGTCTGAAACTTGAAAGCTATGGTGTACATGTGATGATTACAGGTAAAAATGATATTAGTGTACAGTTGTTACTTTACAAGCTTTGGAAAATAAAAATAAAAACTATTCTGTTAGAGGGAGGTGGGAGAACGAACTGGGAGTTTATCAACAAAGGGCTTGTAGACAATGTCGTAATTACCATTTCACCATATTTGCTTGGTGGCAAAACTGCTCCGACACTTGTGGATGGAGTGGGTTTCAAATACATAGCAAAGTCTACAAAACTTGTTCTAAAAAGAGCAGTTAGGTATGGAGACGAGATGGTTTTAAATTATTCAAAACTTCAAGTTGTATATGATGATAGCAAGTAA
- a CDS encoding cytosine deaminase, producing the protein MLLKNTSALIGKELRYVESTNIKIVRGRFGRIGSNIHASSSETSIDCEGLLIVPGMINAHTHIGDSIGKDIALGASVDSKVHPVYGIKSKILAESNPKHLVAFMRASCKSMIKNGITTFVDFREDGLAGINLLRDAVSDVPIRTIILGRLNLYQNRQQIRQNHTRAREYVQELAELLKKCDGVGISGANEHSNATLQMYSKMPKIRAIHCMETRDSVRVSREITGRSEIIRALALRPDFLVHMTQASRTDLRLAAKKTRGIVVCPRANATLMEGLPDVYAMSQAGCNVAIGTDNVMINSPDIFREMDYLWKATMASRRMHMEPRHILKMATVNAGKILKRAIGSIESERLADCILMEKHSIDLEPMHDPYAALVHRASNSSIRAVMVGGKIAYGKI; encoded by the coding sequence TTGCTCTTAAAAAATACAAGTGCGTTAATCGGCAAAGAGTTGCGCTATGTAGAATCTACCAACATCAAAATTGTGCGTGGAAGATTTGGTCGTATTGGTTCAAACATACATGCAAGTTCGTCTGAAACGTCGATAGACTGTGAAGGTTTGCTCATAGTACCAGGTATGATAAACGCACATACGCATATAGGCGATTCCATAGGTAAAGATATTGCACTTGGTGCGTCAGTTGATTCAAAAGTTCATCCCGTATACGGAATAAAATCCAAAATACTTGCAGAGAGCAATCCAAAACATCTTGTTGCATTTATGCGTGCTTCGTGCAAGAGTATGATAAAAAATGGCATTACTACATTTGTTGATTTTAGAGAAGATGGTCTAGCTGGAATAAACCTACTTCGTGATGCCGTCTCGGATGTTCCCATACGCACCATAATTCTAGGACGGCTCAATCTTTATCAAAACAGACAACAAATACGACAAAACCATACACGGGCTCGAGAATATGTACAAGAGCTTGCAGAGTTGCTAAAAAAATGTGACGGAGTTGGAATAAGCGGGGCTAATGAACATAGCAATGCAACGCTTCAAATGTATTCAAAGATGCCAAAGATACGTGCCATACACTGCATGGAAACACGTGATAGTGTCAGAGTCTCTAGAGAAATAACGGGTAGATCTGAAATTATACGTGCTCTAGCTCTTAGACCAGATTTTTTAGTCCATATGACACAAGCTTCAAGAACGGATCTACGCCTTGCTGCAAAAAAAACTCGAGGTATTGTGGTGTGCCCAAGAGCTAATGCAACGCTTATGGAAGGACTACCTGATGTATATGCAATGAGTCAAGCAGGATGCAATGTAGCAATTGGGACAGATAACGTAATGATAAACTCGCCTGATATATTCCGTGAGATGGATTATCTATGGAAGGCAACTATGGCTTCGCGTAGAATGCACATGGAACCTAGACACATACTAAAGATGGCGACTGTAAATGCAGGTAAAATTCTCAAAAGAGCCATAGGTTCTATAGAATCAGAAAGGTTAGCAGACTGCATATTGATGGAAAAACACTCGATAGATTTGGAACCGATGCACGATCCATATGCTGCACTAGTACATCGAGCTTCGAATTCATCAATAAGGGCTGTTATGGTAGGAGGTAAAATCGCATATGGTAAGATCTAG
- a CDS encoding GTP cyclohydrolase, whose protein sequence is MIQLCIIKIIGYGPWTLTLGSDREHILQMLQASLYKNLQESFSEKNCLVFVNRADEFFAVTNGLDIQGHEKIKKRMFDPRTKLSFSIGCSNTPYEANLAAYEARKVSQLNGKNDSVCGEACDGDFVTIMHLDIDNFTKSQKKLSPYDTTSTIFSLYAYMSEFFMAKKSLSFFMGGDNFMIVSSPSAKESVAEFISKVKKERGITLNCGIGTAKRSRQAACLATESLDTIRKMRDSNGKNPRIYELPCS, encoded by the coding sequence ATGATACAGTTGTGCATTATCAAAATAATTGGGTATGGACCATGGACTCTCACTTTAGGTAGTGATAGAGAACATATCTTACAGATGCTTCAAGCCTCATTGTACAAAAATCTGCAGGAGAGTTTTTCTGAAAAAAATTGTCTTGTGTTTGTCAACCGTGCAGACGAATTTTTTGCTGTAACAAATGGATTAGATATTCAAGGACATGAAAAAATAAAAAAACGAATGTTTGATCCACGTACAAAACTCTCTTTTTCCATAGGATGTTCAAACACACCATACGAGGCAAATCTAGCCGCATATGAAGCACGAAAAGTATCTCAACTCAACGGTAAAAATGATTCTGTGTGTGGAGAGGCATGTGATGGAGATTTTGTGACTATAATGCACCTTGACATAGATAACTTTACCAAATCACAAAAAAAACTGTCGCCATATGATACCACTTCAACAATATTCAGTCTATACGCATACATGTCAGAATTTTTCATGGCAAAAAAATCCCTCTCTTTCTTCATGGGTGGAGATAATTTCATGATCGTGTCATCTCCTAGTGCAAAAGAATCAGTTGCTGAATTTATCAGCAAAGTCAAAAAAGAACGCGGAATAACTCTTAATTGTGGAATTGGAACTGCCAAAAGATCCCGTCAAGCAGCATGTCTTGCCACCGAGTCGCTCGATACCATACGCAAAATGAGAGATTCTAATGGTAAAAATCCTCGGATATACGAGCTGCCTTGCTCTTAA
- a CDS encoding 6,7-dimethyl-8-ribityllumazine synthase encodes MKIAIIVSEFNNEITSRMLSIARERAQSLDVIITATSHVPGTYDMPVVVDALLERNDVDAVITLGAIIHGKTKHDEVIANATAKTLMELSIKHHKPVTLGISGPGMQKRQAYARTRPVAERAVEAAIKIHSELVKVKT; translated from the coding sequence ATGAAAATAGCAATTATTGTTTCAGAATTTAACAACGAGATAACCTCTCGTATGTTGTCGATTGCTCGTGAGAGAGCACAGTCATTAGATGTAATCATAACTGCTACAAGTCACGTGCCTGGCACATATGATATGCCTGTAGTGGTAGATGCACTACTTGAAAGAAACGATGTTGATGCAGTAATTACACTTGGAGCCATAATACATGGTAAGACAAAACATGATGAAGTTATTGCAAATGCAACAGCGAAAACTCTTATGGAACTTTCAATAAAACATCACAAACCAGTCACGCTTGGAATAAGCGGTCCGGGTATGCAAAAGAGACAGGCATATGCGCGCACAAGACCAGTAGCTGAACGCGCAGTGGAAGCAGCGATAAAAATACATTCAGAGCTTGTGAAGGTAAAAACATGA
- a CDS encoding 3,4-dihydroxy-2-butanone-4-phosphate synthase: MTLEHAIESLRCGKFILLYDSKERENEIDMVVAAQMAEPEHIARMRQHGGGLICLALDGQFGKNLGLKYMHDMLKDSLDPKLHKMIPNRSPYGDRPSFSIHVNHRHTYTGITDSDRALTAREIASLYGKTNLKEKFVSSFVTPGHLPLLLASKGMLTERRGHTEMSVYLLKVAGLSPVSIICEMMDAQTYTALSFDKASKYAKQNDIPFVDGAELLEHAKV; this comes from the coding sequence ATGACACTAGAGCACGCCATTGAATCGTTACGATGCGGTAAATTCATCCTCTTGTATGACTCAAAAGAGCGTGAGAATGAGATCGACATGGTTGTTGCAGCCCAAATGGCAGAACCTGAACATATAGCTCGAATGCGTCAACATGGTGGAGGACTCATATGCCTTGCACTTGACGGTCAATTCGGTAAAAATCTAGGTCTAAAGTATATGCATGATATGTTAAAAGATTCGCTAGATCCCAAACTACACAAAATGATTCCAAACCGTTCTCCTTATGGAGATCGACCATCTTTTTCCATACATGTGAACCACCGTCATACGTATACTGGTATAACGGACAGTGATAGAGCACTTACCGCACGTGAAATTGCGAGTCTATACGGTAAGACAAATTTGAAGGAAAAGTTTGTTTCCTCGTTTGTTACTCCCGGACACTTGCCATTGTTACTTGCTTCAAAGGGCATGCTTACAGAGAGACGTGGGCATACAGAAATGTCAGTGTATCTGTTAAAAGTAGCAGGGTTATCTCCTGTCTCCATAATTTGTGAAATGATGGATGCTCAAACTTATACAGCACTCTCATTTGACAAAGCCTCAAAATATGCCAAACAGAATGATATTCCTTTTGTGGATGGAGCTGAATTATTAGAGCATGCAAAGGTGTAA
- a CDS encoding riboflavin synthase subunit alpha — protein MFTGIIGGIGKVKKIDKTKTRSAIGISVDLGKHSKGLKIGESVALNGVCLTVIKKIRNVCNFEMIDETAKNTSLGLLKIGDSLNIERSVKAGSRMDGHFVLGHVDGVGTVKNIIKEPSQICVWFDVPKPLVKFIVKKGSIAIDGISLTVVDTNKSKASVCLIPHTILATNFQHKKVGDMVNIETDILGKYVLDA, from the coding sequence ATGTTTACAGGAATAATCGGAGGTATAGGAAAAGTAAAAAAAATTGACAAGACAAAAACTCGTAGCGCAATAGGAATCTCTGTAGATTTAGGTAAACATTCAAAGGGACTCAAAATAGGAGAAAGTGTAGCATTAAACGGTGTATGTCTTACAGTGATCAAAAAGATCAGAAACGTATGTAATTTTGAAATGATTGATGAGACTGCAAAAAATACATCATTGGGTTTACTAAAAATTGGGGATTCATTAAATATTGAACGTAGCGTCAAAGCTGGTAGCAGAATGGATGGCCACTTTGTTCTAGGACATGTAGATGGTGTAGGTACTGTTAAAAATATTATCAAAGAACCTAGTCAGATATGTGTCTGGTTTGATGTTCCAAAACCACTCGTCAAATTTATAGTCAAAAAAGGTTCCATAGCAATAGATGGGATTAGTCTAACTGTAGTTGATACAAATAAATCAAAAGCATCAGTATGTCTCATACCACATACGATATTAGCTACAAACTTTCAACACAAAAAGGTCGGGGACATGGTAAACATCGAGACGGATATACTTGGCAAATACGTTTTGGACGCCTAG
- a CDS encoding putative membrane protein, whose protein sequence is MVTVGFFSIWFVCFVCDAAYTILNKRMIHYESNIVFSVLYTKLGLFAVPIQALVDLGFVLLITTVMSGFPNFGYMSVIAVIFGLLHLDAYYSNRKFIRNFP, encoded by the coding sequence ATGGTTACTGTAGGGTTTTTTAGCATATGGTTTGTATGTTTTGTATGTGATGCAGCATATACTATTCTCAATAAGCGCATGATACACTATGAAAGTAATATAGTATTTTCTGTTCTGTATACAAAACTAGGTTTGTTTGCTGTTCCCATACAAGCGTTAGTAGATTTGGGTTTTGTGTTGCTTATCACCACCGTGATGTCTGGGTTTCCAAATTTTGGATATATGAGTGTGATTGCAGTAATCTTTGGTTTGTTACATCTTGATGCATACTATAGTAATAGAAAATTCATTCGTAACTTCCCCTAA
- a CDS encoding putative exported protein — MNTLLFLLTLILFSSVQLDPIYAEISSTEKGTLDVDLVVETSKDDPFQSKLKIDFLNPITGKTQEHIDYRITVFDESENNVFGPIPFTHTSVGSVTIPIEIAQNEKHRVLIEVVGILFQPIDSETVTFVINDMATELENGGCLIATAAYGSELAPQVQQLRHTRDMILQNSDSGSTFMRLFNAIYYTFSPSIADFERENELFRETMRAYITPMIVILSIMDNADSETQIIAYGTSAILLNVIIYMALPIVVAILMHKKISKIVHTTVRHNV; from the coding sequence ATGAATACATTGTTATTCTTACTCACACTGATTTTATTTTCATCCGTTCAACTAGATCCCATATATGCGGAAATATCTTCAACTGAAAAAGGAACACTTGATGTAGATCTTGTAGTTGAAACCTCAAAAGATGATCCGTTTCAGTCAAAATTAAAAATAGATTTTTTAAATCCAATTACTGGAAAAACGCAAGAACATATTGACTATAGAATTACAGTATTTGATGAATCTGAAAATAATGTGTTCGGTCCTATACCATTTACCCACACATCCGTTGGTTCTGTAACAATACCTATCGAAATTGCCCAAAACGAGAAGCATCGTGTATTAATAGAAGTGGTAGGTATACTCTTCCAACCTATAGACTCGGAGACTGTTACATTTGTAATAAATGATATGGCAACAGAGCTAGAGAACGGAGGATGTTTGATTGCAACTGCAGCATATGGTTCTGAGCTTGCCCCACAAGTTCAACAATTACGACACACAAGAGACATGATATTGCAAAATTCTGATTCAGGATCTACATTTATGAGATTGTTTAATGCTATATACTATACTTTCTCTCCTTCTATAGCTGATTTTGAAAGAGAGAATGAACTTTTTAGAGAAACAATGCGAGCGTATATCACTCCAATGATTGTAATTCTATCCATCATGGATAATGCTGATTCTGAAACACAGATCATAGCATATGGAACGAGTGCCATATTGTTAAATGTGATAATTTACATGGCATTACCTATAGTAGTGGCCATTTTGATGCATAAAAAGATCTCAAAGATAGTGCATACAACCGTGCGTCATAATGTCTAA
- a CDS encoding amicyanin, whose protein sequence is MMNIKTIGTLFVSFSLVFGVMVTQAYGDPDKTYVSIPTETSIPGCETTNMCFIPYDVSVDKGGEVIWTNDDTAAHTVTSGTPSDSIGDIFDSSLMSPGSTFSHMFEVSGTFDYFCIVHPWMEGIVTVAGQPENKHDDRYEDKHDDRYEDKHDDRYENKTQDRDPDKTYVSIPTETSIPGCETTNMCFIPYDVSVDKGGEVIWTNDDTAAHTVTSGTPSDSIGDIFDSSLMSPGSTFSHMFEVSGTFDYFCIVHPWMEGIVTVAGQPENKHDDRYEDKHDDRYENKTQDRDPDKTYVSIPTETSIPGCETTNMCFIPYDVSVDKGGEVIWTNDDTAAHTVTSGTPSDSIGDIFDSSLMSPGSTFSHMFEVSGTFDYFCIVHPWMEGIVTVAGQPENKHDDRYEDKHDDRYEDKHDDRYENKTQDRDPDKTYVSIPTETSIPGCETTNMCFIPYDVSVDKGGEVIWTNDDTAAHTVTSGTPSXXXXAILLNVIIYMALPNHMCPRDQRIQMVV, encoded by the coding sequence TTGATGAATATAAAGACAATAGGCACATTATTTGTTTCATTTTCTTTGGTTTTTGGTGTTATGGTAACACAAGCATACGGAGATCCTGATAAAACATACGTAAGCATACCTACAGAAACCAGTATTCCTGGATGTGAAACAACCAATATGTGTTTTATACCATATGATGTTTCAGTGGACAAAGGCGGTGAAGTGATTTGGACAAACGACGATACTGCAGCTCATACTGTGACAAGTGGTACTCCATCTGACAGTATAGGTGATATCTTTGATAGCAGTTTGATGAGTCCAGGATCTACCTTTTCTCACATGTTTGAAGTTTCAGGCACATTTGATTATTTCTGCATAGTACATCCTTGGATGGAAGGAATTGTTACAGTTGCAGGTCAGCCTGAAAACAAACACGATGATAGATATGAAGATAAACACGATGATAGATATGAGGATAAACACGATGATAGATATGAAAACAAAACACAAGACAGAGATCCTGATAAAACATACGTAAGCATACCTACAGAAACCAGTATTCCTGGATGTGAAACAACCAATATGTGTTTTATACCATATGATGTTTCAGTGGACAAAGGCGGTGAAGTGATTTGGACAAACGACGATACTGCAGCTCATACTGTGACAAGTGGTACTCCATCTGACAGTATAGGTGATATCTTTGATAGCAGTTTGATGAGTCCAGGATCTACCTTTTCTCACATGTTTGAAGTTTCAGGCACATTTGATTATTTCTGCATAGTACATCCTTGGATGGAAGGAATTGTTACAGTTGCAGGTCAGCCTGAAAACAAACACGATGATAGATATGAAGATAAACACGATGATAGATATGAAAACAAAACACAAGACAGAGATCCTGATAAAACATACGTAAGCATACCTACAGAAACCAGTATTCCTGGATGTGAAACAACCAATATGTGTTTTATACCATATGATGTTTCAGTGGACAAAGGCGGTGAAGTGATTTGGACAAACGACGATACTGCAGCTCATACTGTGACAAGTGGTACTCCATCTGACAGTATAGGTGATATCTTTGATAGCAGTTTGATGAGTCCAGGATCTACCTTTTCTCACATGTTTGAAGTTTCAGGCACATTTGATTATTTCTGCATAGTACATCCTTGGATGGAAGGAATTGTTACAGTTGCAGGTCAGCCTGAAAACAAACACGATGATAGATATGAAGATAAACACGATGATAGATATGAGGATAAACACGATGATAGATATGAAAACAAAACACAAGACAGAGATCCTGATAAAACATACGTAAGCATACCTACAGAAACCAGTATTCCTGGATGTGAAACAACCAATATGTGTTTTATACCATATGATGTTTCAGTGGACAAAGGCGGTGAAGTGATTTGGACAAACGACGATACTGCAGCTCATACTGTGACAAGTGGTACTCCATCTGANNNNNNNNNTGCCATATTGTTAAATGTGATAATTTACATGGCATTACCTAACCATATGTGCCCAAGAGATCAAAGAATTCAGATGGTTGTCTAA